ATGGCCGCAGTCTTCCAGCTCGACGGCGACCGCGCTGCCGACGCCCTCCCCGATTCGCCGGTTGTCGATCAGGTGCGTCCTTCGCTCCCTTGGGTTCTACGCCGTTCTTGCGGTTTCTTTCCGATTAGATCTGGTCGAGGTCTTGTGAGAAATGGTTCCTGTGTACGTTCCTATCTGATTCGTTTGGGGTCGTGAGTGAATAGGGGTTTTGGTTGCTGTGTCCGTTAGGGTTACGCTTCGGTTTGGTGCGATTTGCTTTTGCTGGGCTTAGTCTGTTTCTTGCTTGTGTTATGGGAATTGGAGATTGTCTTTTTGGGTTTGGAGGCTTTTGGTGATCTTTAAAAATGGTGCTCAGATCGTGGTCTTGCCTTAGGGTTTGCTTGGATAGGTGTTGGTCCCGTAGCTTTAAGCAGTTAGTCCAATCTTTGAGCTTTTGTCGTTCCCGATATTCAGGAGAAAATGCCGATCGCGACGAGCCATGATTATGCTAATCATGGGGGGGTTTGTGCGATATGCTTGGAGAAGATTGTGCTCCAAGAAACTGCCCTCGTAAAAGGTTGCGAGCACGCCTACTGGTTTGTTTGAAAACCCCACCTACAATTTTTATTTGCGATTATGGACCGATACGTATTGTTTCCCTGGCTGTTCTCTTTTCTCCGAGCCTCTTTAAAGAATGTTGCCTCTGTATTTGTCTATTTTAGTGGTAGTGGTGCGTTAGGGCAAGGGTGTATCAGTTGAGTATTGATATCATGAGATGTGTGGCATTCGCATCCCCAGGGGATTTTAGAATGGTTTGAGGAActaattcttttctatttcaggaTTGCTCCAGTCCATTTTACTTCTCAAAATGTAGGAAGTTGCAATATCAGAAAAGTGATTTCGATTTAGGTTTTGAgattttagaaaattagaaaatggagGACTAGTACTGAAATGTGGTAGGACTCTCGAGTTCAAATATAGAGATCAATGGACTGCTGTTCTCATGCTTATGAAAAGCACGGCATCTTTCTTGAACGTCTTTGTTATCTTATGCAGTGTGACATGCATTCTCCGCTGGGCCTCATGTAAGGAGAGACCAACCTGCCCTCAGTGTAAACATCCTTTCGACTTCCTCAACGTTCATCGCTCGCTCGATGGCAGGTAAGGATCTGTACATGCTATTAAAGGTTTTACTTTGTAAGGGAACTGTGGAAAATAAGtgaatctgaaatttttttagtggGAGACTAGTAATGGTTAAGTTTGGTGTTGTGGAAAACATTGTGGTGGCTTATTTCGCTGGAGATTCTGTTTATTGCGAGAAAAAGTGAGCAGTCAGAGTGAGGAATGATTAATCCCTGCTGTTGCATTTATTGCAGCATCCGTGATTACATGTTCGAGGAGAGTGTATGCCTGCTTCTTAGGGCTACATGGTTCATGCCACTAGAGGTCCATTACGAGGACACATACGATCCCCTCGAAGACTACTGTCCCTATGAGGACGAagttgaagatgaggatgacgaTCTTGAAGAAGCTTACTTTAACAGTCCTAGCATCCGGATCGGGAATCGGAGGTGGGGAGATAATGGTTATGTCAGGGCAGGCCGCCAAGAAGCACGGCCAGTCTATAGGGCAAACCCTCAAGATGAGGGTGCTTCTAGTTCATCGCACCAGCCCAAGAAAAAGGAGGTTGCGGCAAAGGAGACGGTTGGGACCGGGAGGCGGGCGAAGAGGG
The nucleotide sequence above comes from Eucalyptus grandis isolate ANBG69807.140 chromosome 2, ASM1654582v1, whole genome shotgun sequence. Encoded proteins:
- the LOC104433874 gene encoding uncharacterized protein LOC104433874; protein product: MAAVFQLDGDRAADALPDSPVVDQEKMPIATSHDYANHGGVCAICLEKIVLQETALVKGCEHAYCVTCILRWASCKERPTCPQCKHPFDFLNVHRSLDGSIRDYMFEESVCLLLRATWFMPLEVHYEDTYDPLEDYCPYEDEVEDEDDDLEEAYFNSPSIRIGNRRWGDNGYVRAGRQEARPVYRANPQDEGASSSSHQPKKKEVAAKETVGTGRRAKRALKREAADKAAAAKHQQHLIRLGRN